A window from Solanum stenotomum isolate F172 chromosome 7, ASM1918654v1, whole genome shotgun sequence encodes these proteins:
- the LOC125870975 gene encoding gibberellin 20 oxidase 1-like, producing MTTNSIITNEKSPMLGEEKPLIFDASHMKNESNIPTQYIWPDDEKPCVVAQELHVPLIDLRGFFSGDPAATQQASRLVGEACRSHGFFLVVNHKVDSNLISKAHRYMDTFFDMPLSQKQKAQRKIGEHCGYASSFTGRFSSKLPWKETLSLRYTAKENSSHIVEEYFQRTLGESFNNLGNVYQEYCNSMNTLSLRIMELLGISLGVQKSHFKEFFEDNESIMRLNYYPPCLKPELTLGTGPHYDPTSLTILHQDCVSGLQVFVDNEWYSIRPNFNAFVVNIGDTFMALSNGRYKSCLHRAVVNNTTPRKSLAFFLCPDKDKVVSPPTELVDYNNPRLYPDFTWPALLEFTQKHHRAETNTLQAFSMWLKENNI from the exons ATGACCACTAATAGTATAatcacaaatgaaaaatcacCTATGCTTGGTGAGGAAAAACCATTGATTTTTGATGCATCCCATATGAAGAATGAGTCCAACATTCCCACACAATATATATGGCCAGATGATGAGAAACCATGTGTTGTAGCACAAGAACTTCATGTTCCCCTTATTGACTTAAGGGGTTTCTTTTCTGGTGACCCTGCCGCGACCCAACAAGCATCTAGGCTTGTTGGTGAAGCGTGTAGGAGTCATGGTTTCTTTCTTGTAGTGAACCACAAAGTTGATTCTAATCTCATCTCCAAAGCCCATCGTTACATGGACACGTTTTTTGACATGCCTCTCTCTCAAAAGCAAAAAGCTCAGAGGAAAATTGGTGAGCATTGTGGCTATGCTAGCAGCTTTACTGGAAGGTTTTCTTCAAAGCTGCCTTGGAAAGAGACACTCTCTTTACGATACACTGCTAAAGAAAACTCATCTCACATAGTTGAAGAGTATTTCCAAAGGACATTGGGTGAAAGTTTCAACAATCTCGG GAATGTTTATCAAGAGTATTGCAATTCCATGAATACACTTTCTCTTAGGATCATGGAACTCTTAGGGATCAGCCTAGGTGTACAGAAGAGCCACTTTAAAGAGTTTTTTGAAGACAATGAATCCATAATGAGACTCAACTACTATCCCCCGTGCTTGAAACCAGAGCTCACATTAGGAACAGGGCCTCACTATGATCCAACATCATTAACCATTCTCCATCAGGATTGTGTTAGCGGACTCCAG GTTTTTGTGGACAACGAATGGTACTCCATCCGTCCAAATTTCAATGCTTTTGTGGTTAACATAGGCGAcacatttatg GCGCTATCGAATGGTAGATACAAAAGTTGCTTGCATAGGGCAGTTGTTAACAACACGACTCCTAGAAAATCACTAGCTTTCTTTCTTTGTCCAGACAAAGATAAGGTGGTGAGTCCACCAACTGAATTGGTGGACTACAACAACCCTCGACTATATCCTGACTTCACATGGCCTGCTCTCCTTGAGTTTACTCAAAAGCATCATAGAGCTGAGACAAACACTCTTCAAGCTTTCTCGATGTGgcttaaagaaaataatatataa